In the genome of Phycisphaerales bacterium, the window GAAGCTGCTGCAATTGCGCACGGCCAACGCCGGCAACATCGCGCGGATGTTGAATGATCAGTACCGCCAGCGTCCGCAGGCCGACCGCATCGCGCGGCCGGTGGACGTGCGTGCCGACGAGGCAACCAACACGCTGATCGTGTCGGCGCACGAGGACCTGCTGGCGGATATCAAGTCGTTCGTGGACGAGATCAACGAAGAGAGCCAGCAGGGGCCCGAGCGTGCGCCGCTGCTCTTCCGCCTGTCGGTGGCCAAGGCGACCGACGTGGCCGACGCGATGAATCGGTTGTATCCCGAGCCGGCGATCCCGCGTGATCGGCGTGGCCAGCCCATGCCGTGGCTGCAGCAGCCGCGAGAGGTGGTGGTGTCGGCCGATGAATCGAGCAACTCGCTGATTATCGATGCGCCGGTGGAAATGCACGAGTCGCTACGCGAACTGGCGTCGCAGCTCGACCAGGTGGAGGTGCCGCCCAGCGCCGAGCTGCGAACCTATCGCGTGGTGAACGCGGACGTGACGACGATCAAGCGCGTGCTGGAGGGCATGGACCGCCAGGGCAACCTGAGTGCGCCGGCCCAGGCGGGGCGTCAGAGCGTACGGGTGACGATCGAGGCCGAGCCGCGCAGCGGAACGCTGATCGTGGCGGGTGACACGGTCACGTTCGAGCGGGTCGAAGCGATGCTGGAAGACCTGTCGGCGGTGCCGGTGGAGCGTGAGACGGCAATCGTGCCGATCGCCAACGCCGATGCAAAGGAAGTGGGCGATCGGGCGCTGTCGATCTACCAGGCGCAGGTTGCTGGCGTGCCGGGGGCGGGCGAGGTTGAGTTGTCGATCAATGAGACGACCAACGCACTCGAGATCGTGGCCGATGCGCAGGCGATGGAGCGCTTCCTGGGCGTGATCGATCTGCTGCAGGATCAGGCCGGCCCGCCACGCGAGGCTCGGTTGATCCAGCTTCAGCAGGCCAAGGCTTCGGACGTGATCGTGTTCCTGCGCGACCTCGTTGGTTCGAGCAACTCGCTGCGCCAGCAGGGCGGACCCGAGCCGGTGTTCGAGGCCATCGAGAGCACGAACTCGATCCTGGCTGCGGCGGTGCCGTCGCAGTTCGGCATCATTGAGCAGTTGGTTGCGGATCTCGACCGCCAGCAATCGGCGGGCCGTCAGCCGTTGCGGATCTTGCGTCTCCGTACGACCGAGGCGGGCAACATCGCCGAGATGCTGCAAGAGAGCTACCAGCGCCGTACGCCCGAGGAGCGGGCGCGGCAGCCGGTGGACATCCGCGCCGACGCAGCGACCAACACGCTGCTGGTGTCGGCGCATCCGGAGATGATGCCCGAGATCGAGTCGGTGGTCTCGCAGCTGAATGAGGCGCGGACGATCGACGACGAGGATCGCGAGATCCGCATCTTCCCTTTGCAGCACGCCCGGGCCGAGGAACTCGCGCGGACCATCGACGAGATGTACCCCGAGCCCCCGATGCCGCGGGACTCGCGCGGTCGGCCGCGTCCGGACCTGCAGCAGCCCAAGGAAGTGGTCGTGCGGGCCAACCGCAGCACCAACGCGCTCATCGTGGATGCGCCGTCGCGGCGTCTTTCGGGATTCGAGCAGATCGTCAACTCGCTGGATCGGTCGGAACTGGACAGCGACGTCGTCGTCCGGACGTACCGCCCTCAACGGGCCGAGCCCCAGGCGATCGCCAACGCGATTCGGGAGTTGGCAGGCAGTGGCGCTTTGGGTGGCAGTCCGCGGACGCCGCTGAGCGTTTCGGTCGAGCCGGCCACGCGCACGCTGATCGTCAGCGGCCCGGCCGAGGCATTCGTGCAGGTCGAGTCGCTGTTGGCTGATCTGGACGGCTCGCCGGCTCGTCCGGAATCGACGGTCAAGCTCTACAAGCTGAAGCACGCCCGGGCCGATCGGCTGGAGCCCCTGCTGCGTGATTTGCTGACTACGCGGTTGCGCGAGCAGCAGCAGGTCGAGGGCGGCCTGGGCGTGGCCGATGTCGCGTCGCTGCTGACGGTGAGCGCCGAGCCGGCGACGAACACGCTGATTATCTCGGCGCCGCCCGTGGCGCAGGAGCTGGCGCAGAGCCTGGTCGATGCGTTGGACACCGACGAGGTTGGAGCCGCGGCTCCGGTGGTGCGCGTCGTTCCGCTGAGCTACGGCCGTTCTGATCAGATTGCGCCTCAGCTTGAGCGGGCGATCGACGGACTGGTACTGCCAAGCGTCGGCGACGTTCGCGTGAGTTCGGTGGGCGGCGCCAACGCCCTGATCCTGACCGGGTCGCAGAACGACCTGGAACTCGTCGGCACGCTGATTGATGATCTGGATACGCCGCCGTTCGATCCCGAATCGGTGGGGGTGCAGACGTTCGAGCTCCAGCACGCCGATGCCGAACGCGTAGGCCCGGTCATCGAGCGCTTGCTCGAGCAGCAGCGCGAGAGCAATCCTTTCATCTTGCGAGAGTTGATGCGGCGCGACCCCACGGCCGTCCAAGTGACGCCGGTACGTGTCGAGGTCGATAGCGGCACGAACGCGCTGCTGGTGAGCGGGCCGTCGAAGATGGTCGAGCTGGCCCGGGAGCTTATCGAGCGTTTGGATCGACCGTCGGCCGAGGCCGGGCGGACGCTGCTGACCTACACGCCCTCGCGGGCCCAGCCACAGGCGCTGGTCGATGCGGTGTCGGGCGTTGCCGAGCAGACGATCGAACGCGATCGACAGGGCCTGGAGATCACCGCCGATCCGAACACCGGGACGGTGCTGGTGGTCGGTGGTGAAGCGGCGGCGGTCAAGGCCGTCGAGCTTCTTCAGCGTTTCGATGATCGCGCGCCCGCGGCGCCGGTCGCCGACGTGACCGTGGTGTCGCTGCGCAATGCGTCGGCAACCAACGTAGCCCAGACCGTGGAATCGTTGTTGAACGATCGAGGTCGTTGGCCGGCCGAACTGGTGCGCGCCGAGCGGGCGGGCTTGGACGTGCCGCGTCCGACGGTACGCGCCGATGCGACCGCTAATCGCATTGTCATGAGCGTGCCCAGCGCGATGATGCCTATGGCCGGCAAGCTGATCGAGGCGATGGACGCAGCGCCCGATGGCCAGGGCGAGCGCGGGGTTCGGCTCGTGCGCCTGACGCAGGGCGATGCGGACTCGGTCGCCAACGCCGTGCAGGATGCGTTACGCGCTGGGGTGCGTCCCGGGCAGCCCCAGCCGACGGTGCGTGCCGAAACGCGAAGCAACAGCATCGTCATCTCGGCTTCACAGTCGCAGATCGAAGAAGCCGTCGAGTTGATCAACCAGATGGACGTGCAGGTCGAGCCCGAGGCGGTGGGCGTGCTCACGCTGCGCCTGAAGCACACCCGGGCCGAGACGGTGGCGCCCATCCTCGAAACCATCCTGCAGCAGGAATCGGTCGTGGATCTGCTCCCCTGGTGGGCGGTCAGCGACTTTGCCGCTCGCAACCCAGACCAGGCGGTGAAGCCGGCGATCCGCGTGATTCCCGAGCCGGGCAGCAACACCGTGGTGGTGGCGGCTCCGCGTCCGATGCTCGAACTGGCCCAGCAGGTGGTGGCCGAACTCGACACGGCCGAGAGCGCGGGCGATGGTGACCGCCGGATGGTCCGGTTGATTCCCCTGCGCAATGCCGATGCGACGGAGGTCTCGCAGAACCTCTCGGGCGTGCTGAGCGATGAGGGCGGGGTCGAGCCTCCGACGATCCGAGTCGATCGTGGCAGCAACACGCTGATCGTTCGGGCTACGCAGTCTCAGATGGAGGAGATCGAAAGCCTGGCCCAGCAGATCGACTCTGCCACGCTGAGCAGCAGCCGGCAGATGCGGCTGATTCCCATCGATCGCTCTCGCGGCGATGCGGCGATGGTGGCCCAGACCCTGCGTCAACTGCTCGAGCAGCAGGGCGGGGTGCGTGTGCAGGTCATCGGCGTCGATGAGTTGATGAAGGATGCCAAGAAGCCCGTGGGCCCCGGAAGTGCGCTCCCGCAGCGTCGAGACCCATTGCACGAGTCGGTTGCCGCGGCGGTGCTGGCCGGAATCCAGGATGCGCAAGCCGAAGACTCTCAGCCGGCGACCGATGCCGAGCCTGAGCCGGCGTCTGAAGCCGTTGATGATCAGGCAGAAGCGGGTCCGACGGTGACGATCGCCGTGGATCCGGCGACGAACACGCTCGTGGTCGTCGGTTCGCCTCGCCTGACGGATCGGCTGGCGTCCTTGGCCGAGCAGATCCAGCAGCAGTTCCCGCAAGAGGCGACGCGGACGCGCGTGATCCGGCTGCCCAGCTCGGCCGACGCGAACGCGATCGCGCAGATCGTTCGCCAGACGGTGCAGCGTGTGGGCCGCGCGAGCACGGAGAACCCGTCGGGTTTTACCGGGCGCCCTGACGTTGTTCCCGACCCGATAGGCTCGTCGCTCATCGTCTGGGCCAACGACACCGACTTCGAGGTGCTGGGCGAGTTGATCGCCGCGGTCTCGCGTCTGGAGGCCACCGAGTCCCTGACGCTGAAGATCTATCCCCTTGTGAACATCGACGCCGACGATGCGGCCGATTCGATCAACGATCTCGTGAGTGCACAGCCCACGGGTCAGCAGGCGCGCCGGTTCCGGCGGCAGCAGACGCCGGCGCGCGCGAGCGAGTTGACGCTGCTCGGCCCCGATGGCCAGCGGGTGGAGGCATCGATCGATCCCGATACCGTCCGGGTGCTTGCCGATCCCAGTGGGACGCGGCTGGTCGTGACGGCGCCGCGCGACGTGCTGCCCTTGATCGACTCGTTCGTGAGCCTGATCGACCAGAGCCCCTTAGCCGATCGGCTGTCGATCCGCCGGTACGAACTTGATAACGCCGAGGCACAGCAGCTTTCTCGGGCGTTTGCGGACCTCTTTCGCGCGCAGCGTCGCGGTCCGGGTGGGAGTTCGATTCCAGAGCCAAGCTTCGTGGCCGATGATCGCACCAATGCTCTGTTGATCACGGCGTCGAGCGATCAGCACCTGGAGATCGAGCGGCTGCTCGTCGATGCCGATGCGCCTTCGCGCGACGAGGGGCTGGAGCTGGCCATCCTGCCTTTGCAGAACGCGGCGCCGCGCACGGTGGCACAGGTGATCAACCAGGTGCTCATCGGAAACGACCCCGGACGACGTGGCAAGCTGAACGTTTCTGCCGACGATGACGCGGGGATGCTGGTGGTTCGGGCCGAGCCGGAGCTACTGGCGGAAGTGCGTGTGCTGGCCGAGGATCTCGACTCAGCGAGCGTTGAAGGCGCGCCGATCCGCACCATCAAGCTCGAGACGGCCGACGCGCCCACGGTGGCCCAGGCCATCCAGAGCTTTATGCGCGATCGTGCGCAGGCTGCCGGTCGCGGGCGGCGTGGTCAGACGCGGGTTAACGTGGTCGGCGAGCGTCGCAGTGGCACCTTGATCGTGGCAGCGTCGGACGAAGACTTCGCGCAGGTCGAGGAGTTGGCCAGCGCCCTGGACATGCCCGCGGCGGCTCGCGACCTGCGCGTGGAGATCGTGCGCGTCGAAAACGGACGGGCCCAGGATCTGAACGAAGCCGTGAGTGATCTGCAGGTGCAACTCTACGACGAGCGTGTATGGGGCAACCGTCGCGGCGATGCGCCGCCCGAGGACAAGCTGTACACCAGCGTGCACGAGGCGAGCAACAGCATCATCGTGGTCGGCCAGGGTGACACGATGGACCTGATGCTGGGATTGCTCGATGATCTCGATCAGGAGCGCAGCGACGTGACGCGCAAGATCGTGCAGACGGTGCCGATCAAGGACGCCGACCCCGACGCGATCGCGCAGATCATCCGCCAGGCGTTCCAGGAGACCGATCGCGGGCGATGGTGGATGACCTCCCAATCGACGGTGAGCGTCACCGTCGACCGCACGCGCGGCCTGCTCATCATGGTGGGCGAGAAGGCCAAGGTCGATCAGGCCGTCGAGTATGCTCAGACCCTTGCCGCCACCCCGGGCATCGAGGACAGGCCCATCGAGGTCATCGAGCTTCGGCACGCCAATGCCGACCGGGTGCAGCGGACGCTGCAGCAGTTCTTCGCGCAACGGGCGCGCTCTCGGGGCCAGCGAGACAGTGATGTCACCATCATCGGTTCGACCGATGGCAACGTGCTCATCACCACGGCGGGCGAAGACGACATGTCGCTCTTGCAGGACATGGTCGCCCAGATCGACCAGCCCGACCTGCCGCAGGGCCGGAGCATCGAGGTGTTCTCACTGCGGTCGATGGATCCGCGGGAGGCGAGCGAGGCCATCCGCAGCATGATTCCCAGCAGCGGTCGCGAGGATGCCATCCGCGTGACGCCCCAGCCCAGTCGGAACGCGATCATCGTCTCGGCCCAGGACGAGCAGTTCCCGCTGATCAAGGCGTTGCTTGAGAAGATCGACACGGACGCGGCGCTGCCATTCGTGAGCGTTCAGCTGAGCGAGGCTCGTGCAACGCAGGTTGCCCAGGACCTTCGCAATGCCTTGCCCGACGGCATGAACGTCGAGCTCACGGCCGTTGACCGCACGAATACGGTCATCATCTCGGGCGGTAACGAGGAGTCGGTTGCCTGGGTGCGCGAGCAGATCGCCCAGTTCGACGTAGCCAGCGCCCCGCCGGCGACGGAGTTCCGGCGCGTGCAACTCGACCATGCCCGTGCGGTAGACGTCTGGCTGACGCTGCGTGAGGTCATTCGGGCCCAGCCGCGGCAGCAGGGCTCGCCAGCGCCCGGCGTCGATTACGTCGACAGCCAGAACGTGGTGACGCTGACCGCCGAGCCCGACGAGATGAAGCAGCTTCTGCAGATCATCGACGAGCTGGACGTAGAGACCGGCGGCGAACGGCAGACGCAGTTCGTCAAGCTGCGATTCGCCGAGGCGAACCTGGTGGCCGAAGCGCTCAAGCTCTTCTACGGCCCGCGCGCGATCGAGGCGAAGAACCAGGCTGCACGCGACGTGAGCATCCTGAGCGATGCCGTGACCAATACGCTCATCATCGCCGCGGGCGAGGAGCAGTGGGAGGGCATCCGAAACCTGCTCGACCAGTTCGACACCGAGGCGTACTCGACCGGGCGTCAGCTCAAGGTCATTCCGCTGAGCAACGCCGATGCACGCAACGTGGCCGATGCGCTGAACGAGGGCTTCCGGGCCCCGCTCGAGCAGCAGATCCAGCGTGAGCAGGCGCGCCGGCAGGGAAACCAGCAGGGCGATCGCCGCCAGGTTTCGCCCGATCTGCCGACCGTGCTGATCGATCCGGGTGAAACACCCGTGGTATCGGCCGAGGTGGAGACCAACTCGCTCATCGTGTTCGCCAACGTACAGGACCTGGAGCGTATCGAGACGATCGCCAAGTCGCTCGATGGCGAGGGAGCGGGCCGGCTGCCCGACGCGCGGGTGATCGCGCTCGAGTCGGGCCGGGCCACGCGCATCGCCCAGGCCGTGCAGCGGATCTTCATCGATCCGCTGGGGCGTCGTGGCCCGCGCACGCCGGTGGTCTATGGCGACGACGCGAGCAACATGATCGTGTTTCGCGGGTCGGAGGCCGAGTTCACGCAGGTTCGCGCGCTGGTGCAGACGCTCGAGACCGAGGGCTCATCGGCCGACGTGCGCGTCCGCACGCTCGTGATCGAGGGCATCCCCGCCGTCCGGATGCGTGAGACACTGCTCAACGCCTTCCGCGTGCGGGCACAGCAACTGAACGAGGGCCTGGGCATCGAAGTCGACCGCGACAGCAATGCCCTGGTCATCGCGGCCAGCGAGCGCTTGTTCGAGGAGATGAAGGAAGTCGTCGATACGCTCCAGGGCGAATTGGCCGGCGATCAAGAGGGCGGCGATGGCCTGGAACCTGCCGGACCGATGGGCCTGGGCCAGTCGATCCGCATTATCGAGCTTGCTTCGCAGACGCCTGCGCAGATGGTGCAACTCGCAAACCAGCTGGGATTGACCCGGCCGACGCAGGCCGACCGGCCGGGCGTGGTGAGCGAGCCCATCAGCATCGTGCCGCTGCCGACGCGCAACGCGGTGGCGGTCGTTGCTGGCGCAGCCGACGCCGATCGGGTTGAGCAATTGGTTCGCGCTATCGATCAGGGCGGCGTGACCGACGCGCAGTCGGTCGCGATGGTTCGGTTGAAGACGGCTTCGGCCGACCAGGTCGCGCGCGTGGTGCGCGAGATGCTGTCCCCCCGAGCCGAGCAGGGCCAGTCGGCAACGGCACAGGCGCTGGCCGAGCAAGTTCGTCGACGCCGGATGGGCTCGGGCGAAACCGGACCGGAGTTCGATCTGACCGTGCCCGTGCAGTTGGGCGTGGATGCGGGATCGAACTCGCTGCTCATCGCGTCCTCGCCGGCCAACGTGGCGGCGGTGCAGCACCTGGTGTCGACGCTGGACACGCTGCCGGTGGGCGAGGCGGTGGTGGCGCGAATCTTCGCGCTTAGCAACGCTGATGCGGGTCGCATTCGGACGATTATCGATGGGCTGTTCCGTGAGGGCGAGGCGATCCGACGCGTGCCCGGCACGCAGCGTCAGGGCGTGCCGACGACGGCGACGGGCCAGGCCCTGGCGGGCGACGTGGCCATCGAGGTCGACGCTCGCACCAATTCGCTGATCGTCGTGGGCCGCGAGGACGGCGTGGCATTCGTCGAGGTGCTGCTGGCCGACCTGGACAGCGAAGAGTCGGTCGGCTGGATCGAGCCGACCATCATCACGCTCGAGCATGCCGACGCGGGCGATATCGCCAGCCTGATCTCCGAGACGCTGGTCAACGGCGTGGCCGACGCGCCCCAGGCGGCCGGGCTGCGAGAGCAGGTTGGCCGGTTGCGCCTCGTACAGCAGGGCAAGGACCCGCTGGAAGCGGGCGCCCGGATCGACAGCGACCTGTTTGGCACGCTGAGCGGGTTGACGATCCTGCCCGAGCCCAATGGCAACCGACTCATCGTGGTGGCCAGCCCGGCGAACCTGCGCATCGTACAGGAATTGGTGAAGATGCTCGATGTCGAGTCGGCGGCGGCGAGCAACCAAGTGCGCTTCTTCGCGCTGGAGCGTGCCTCGGCGGGTCGGGTGGCCGACCTCGTTGAAGAGATCTTCGATGATCGTCGGCGTGCGGGCATCGACCGCGAAGAAGACGCAGTCATCATCCAGCCCGACCTGCGCACCAACACGCTGGTGGTGTCCACCAGCCAGCGCAGCTTCTCGGTGCTCGAGGACCTGGTCGGTCGGCTTGATCGCGACGAGGGTCGGGTGACCGTCGGGCTGCACACCGTCGACGTCGTGGGCGCCGACGCGGTCCAACTTGCCCCGCGGATCGAGCGGCTGATGCGTGATCGTATCGAGGCGGCGACGCGTGGCGGCCGATCGGAATCGGCCCAGGACGTCTTCTCCATCGAGCCCAGCCGCTCGACCAACCAGTTGCTGGTGGTGTCCAGCGAAGAGAACCTGGAGGTCGTGCGCGGGCTGGTCGAGAGCCTCTCGAAGGAAGAGCAACGACTCTCCGACGCGGCCGAGATCGCCCTCATCGGGCTAGAGCGGGGCACGGCATCGGCCATCGTGCAATCGATCCAGACGCTGTACGTCGGCCCCGAGAACGACAAGCGCGGCGAGAATGCCGTCAGCGTCGTCGCTGAGGATCGGACAAATTCGATCGTCGTCAGCGGCACGGCCAACGACATCGCGAAGGTGCGTGACCTGGTGAAGCGTCTGGACGTGGCCGAGGTGTTCCGCCAGCGTCTGCTTCAGCGTGTTGAGTTGGACAGCGCCGACGCTCGCGAAGTGGTGCAATTGCTCGAGAACCTGCTGTCGGGACGCAGCGTCGGTGGACAGCCCGGCGATTCGGCCTCGATCATCGAGTTCCGTCGGCAGATCCGCGACGAGATGGGCAACGGCCAGGGCGAGTTCGCCATCACCCGCGCGACGATCGATGACGCGGTGCGGCGACAGATCACGATCGAGGCCGATGAACGCACCAACGCGGTGACCATCATCAGCCCGCCCGAGGTGATGGACCTCATCCTGGGCTTCATCGACGAGGTCGATCGCAGCGAGGTCGATGATCGCATCCTGAAGTACTTCCAGCTCGAGAACGCCGATGCCGAGCAGATGGCCGTGGTGCTCCAGGAGTTGTTCAGCCTCCAGCGCCAGGGGGATCAGTTGATCCTGGTGCCGTCGCGGCGGCGGGAAGTCGATCCGGAGCAGGCCTTCGAGCCCCAACTCACGCCGGTGTCGACCGAGCGCGAGCGCCTAGCCATCACGATCGATTACCGCACCAACACGCTCATCGTCTCGGCGACCAAGGAGTACGTCGACCTCGTCTCCGACGTGATCAACCGGCTGGACTCCATCCAGGCAACCGAGCGAGAAGAGGTGGTCTACTCGCTCCAGAACGCCCAGGCCGACGAGGTCGAGCAGGTGCTGCAGGGCTACTTCCAGACACAGGCCGACCGGCTGCGTTCGCTCATCAGCGACGAGGGTAGCGAATCGCTCAGCCGCGTGCTCGACCGCGAGGTCATCGTGGTGGGCGACCCGACCAGCAACAAGGTGATCGTGTCGGCCTCGCCGCGATACATCAGCACGGTCAACGACATCGTCGGCGAACTCGATGCGGCCCCGCCCCAGGTGCTGGTGCAGGCGCTTATCGCCGAAGTCACCCTCGACGAAAACGCGAGTTGGGGCTTGGACTTCGACCTGTTTGATTTCGGCGGCGACATGTACGACTTCGGCATGAGCGCCGCGGGTACGGGCGTGGCGACGGCGGTTGGGCTTCCCAATCTTTCGTTGACCTCGGCCGATTTTGGGCTGGCGGTACGGGCGCTCGAAGGCCAGGGGCGCCTGGAAGTTCTCAGCCGACCGGTGATCCAGATCAACAACAATGAGTCGGGCAACATTCTGGTGGGTGACGACATCGCCATCATCGAAAGCGTCGATACGTTCGAGAGTGGCCGGACCCAGGC includes:
- a CDS encoding secretin N-terminal domain-containing protein — translated: MGAMVKGHVAAAMVLSCGLAMSVQAAQEQASGAALAEAPPADPPAAAEERANTPISFSFENAPYSEVLGFFSREAGVPIIYQAPVPEQGMTFISGESYSFETALDILNRFLLPHKTWLSQQGEYLYYRSIADAARQPGDIFQGELPGQVRDGAIVTLAIPLTNVDAAAVAEQLKGMVAAYGSLVPVTSQNLLVVTETGEQIRRIREVVRLVDSQPPSDSDYRVYPLRNAQVNDVIATLRTLVPEYEKTIVKNGNRQEVVDDVTKPPVRFQANDRSNSIIAIGPTRRLETAAQLIEMLDQADDGGVDGRRMASFVLESVTPQDAARQLDRLFSSVPNDRRPTVIPMETQGKITVVGSASLVMQAEALLGELDPGLDDRKDEANRTTVVELTKTDAMSMERMVGRLLSPRQQQVLRFAPLAGGRSLMVTGPAADVEAFEELARTLDSGQAIARDVRTLSVNRGDPEAVVDRALELYELSGMEEREPLVVDVDAARRTVTVVGQREGLDKFVEFMRQSEAGVVVQRESRTYTMASTKPSQVAQRAQRVVEAMLRPADGSAYEAPQFEAIDEVNQLIVRAGEGQFSVIEAVIAQLDKPAGQSRFVTVPVRNATPQQLLDRVQPVYEAEAARREDPSLNDISLTPDAAAGAIIAQGSASAVALFQEVLQQVQQLVPPARTTKMLDLEFASADQVLPTLQGLIEGREPVDPSREAPAPEISVLERTNTLVVKAEPAQHAMVAELVARLDTPEPMDLPPLKLLQLRTANAGNIARMLNDQYRQRPQADRIARPVDVRADEATNTLIVSAHEDLLADIKSFVDEINEESQQGPERAPLLFRLSVAKATDVADAMNRLYPEPAIPRDRRGQPMPWLQQPREVVVSADESSNSLIIDAPVEMHESLRELASQLDQVEVPPSAELRTYRVVNADVTTIKRVLEGMDRQGNLSAPAQAGRQSVRVTIEAEPRSGTLIVAGDTVTFERVEAMLEDLSAVPVERETAIVPIANADAKEVGDRALSIYQAQVAGVPGAGEVELSINETTNALEIVADAQAMERFLGVIDLLQDQAGPPREARLIQLQQAKASDVIVFLRDLVGSSNSLRQQGGPEPVFEAIESTNSILAAAVPSQFGIIEQLVADLDRQQSAGRQPLRILRLRTTEAGNIAEMLQESYQRRTPEERARQPVDIRADAATNTLLVSAHPEMMPEIESVVSQLNEARTIDDEDREIRIFPLQHARAEELARTIDEMYPEPPMPRDSRGRPRPDLQQPKEVVVRANRSTNALIVDAPSRRLSGFEQIVNSLDRSELDSDVVVRTYRPQRAEPQAIANAIRELAGSGALGGSPRTPLSVSVEPATRTLIVSGPAEAFVQVESLLADLDGSPARPESTVKLYKLKHARADRLEPLLRDLLTTRLREQQQVEGGLGVADVASLLTVSAEPATNTLIISAPPVAQELAQSLVDALDTDEVGAAAPVVRVVPLSYGRSDQIAPQLERAIDGLVLPSVGDVRVSSVGGANALILTGSQNDLELVGTLIDDLDTPPFDPESVGVQTFELQHADAERVGPVIERLLEQQRESNPFILRELMRRDPTAVQVTPVRVEVDSGTNALLVSGPSKMVELARELIERLDRPSAEAGRTLLTYTPSRAQPQALVDAVSGVAEQTIERDRQGLEITADPNTGTVLVVGGEAAAVKAVELLQRFDDRAPAAPVADVTVVSLRNASATNVAQTVESLLNDRGRWPAELVRAERAGLDVPRPTVRADATANRIVMSVPSAMMPMAGKLIEAMDAAPDGQGERGVRLVRLTQGDADSVANAVQDALRAGVRPGQPQPTVRAETRSNSIVISASQSQIEEAVELINQMDVQVEPEAVGVLTLRLKHTRAETVAPILETILQQESVVDLLPWWAVSDFAARNPDQAVKPAIRVIPEPGSNTVVVAAPRPMLELAQQVVAELDTAESAGDGDRRMVRLIPLRNADATEVSQNLSGVLSDEGGVEPPTIRVDRGSNTLIVRATQSQMEEIESLAQQIDSATLSSSRQMRLIPIDRSRGDAAMVAQTLRQLLEQQGGVRVQVIGVDELMKDAKKPVGPGSALPQRRDPLHESVAAAVLAGIQDAQAEDSQPATDAEPEPASEAVDDQAEAGPTVTIAVDPATNTLVVVGSPRLTDRLASLAEQIQQQFPQEATRTRVIRLPSSADANAIAQIVRQTVQRVGRASTENPSGFTGRPDVVPDPIGSSLIVWANDTDFEVLGELIAAVSRLEATESLTLKIYPLVNIDADDAADSINDLVSAQPTGQQARRFRRQQTPARASELTLLGPDGQRVEASIDPDTVRVLADPSGTRLVVTAPRDVLPLIDSFVSLIDQSPLADRLSIRRYELDNAEAQQLSRAFADLFRAQRRGPGGSSIPEPSFVADDRTNALLITASSDQHLEIERLLVDADAPSRDEGLELAILPLQNAAPRTVAQVINQVLIGNDPGRRGKLNVSADDDAGMLVVRAEPELLAEVRVLAEDLDSASVEGAPIRTIKLETADAPTVAQAIQSFMRDRAQAAGRGRRGQTRVNVVGERRSGTLIVAASDEDFAQVEELASALDMPAAARDLRVEIVRVENGRAQDLNEAVSDLQVQLYDERVWGNRRGDAPPEDKLYTSVHEASNSIIVVGQGDTMDLMLGLLDDLDQERSDVTRKIVQTVPIKDADPDAIAQIIRQAFQETDRGRWWMTSQSTVSVTVDRTRGLLIMVGEKAKVDQAVEYAQTLAATPGIEDRPIEVIELRHANADRVQRTLQQFFAQRARSRGQRDSDVTIIGSTDGNVLITTAGEDDMSLLQDMVAQIDQPDLPQGRSIEVFSLRSMDPREASEAIRSMIPSSGREDAIRVTPQPSRNAIIVSAQDEQFPLIKALLEKIDTDAALPFVSVQLSEARATQVAQDLRNALPDGMNVELTAVDRTNTVIISGGNEESVAWVREQIAQFDVASAPPATEFRRVQLDHARAVDVWLTLREVIRAQPRQQGSPAPGVDYVDSQNVVTLTAEPDEMKQLLQIIDELDVETGGERQTQFVKLRFAEANLVAEALKLFYGPRAIEAKNQAARDVSILSDAVTNTLIIAAGEEQWEGIRNLLDQFDTEAYSTGRQLKVIPLSNADARNVADALNEGFRAPLEQQIQREQARRQGNQQGDRRQVSPDLPTVLIDPGETPVVSAEVETNSLIVFANVQDLERIETIAKSLDGEGAGRLPDARVIALESGRATRIAQAVQRIFIDPLGRRGPRTPVVYGDDASNMIVFRGSEAEFTQVRALVQTLETEGSSADVRVRTLVIEGIPAVRMRETLLNAFRVRAQQLNEGLGIEVDRDSNALVIAASERLFEEMKEVVDTLQGELAGDQEGGDGLEPAGPMGLGQSIRIIELASQTPAQMVQLANQLGLTRPTQADRPGVVSEPISIVPLPTRNAVAVVAGAADADRVEQLVRAIDQGGVTDAQSVAMVRLKTASADQVARVVREMLSPRAEQGQSATAQALAEQVRRRRMGSGETGPEFDLTVPVQLGVDAGSNSLLIASSPANVAAVQHLVSTLDTLPVGEAVVARIFALSNADAGRIRTIIDGLFREGEAIRRVPGTQRQGVPTTATGQALAGDVAIEVDARTNSLIVVGREDGVAFVEVLLADLDSEESVGWIEPTIITLEHADAGDIASLISETLVNGVADAPQAAGLREQVGRLRLVQQGKDPLEAGARIDSDLFGTLSGLTILPEPNGNRLIVVASPANLRIVQELVKMLDVESAAASNQVRFFALERASAGRVADLVEEIFDDRRRAGIDREEDAVIIQPDLRTNTLVVSTSQRSFSVLEDLVGRLDRDEGRVTVGLHTVDVVGADAVQLAPRIERLMRDRIEAATRGGRSESAQDVFSIEPSRSTNQLLVVSSEENLEVVRGLVESLSKEEQRLSDAAEIALIGLERGTASAIVQSIQTLYVGPENDKRGENAVSVVAEDRTNSIVVSGTANDIAKVRDLVKRLDVAEVFRQRLLQRVELDSADAREVVQLLENLLSGRSVGGQPGDSASIIEFRRQIRDEMGNGQGEFAITRATIDDAVRRQITIEADERTNAVTIISPPEVMDLILGFIDEVDRSEVDDRILKYFQLENADAEQMAVVLQELFSLQRQGDQLILVPSRRREVDPEQAFEPQLTPVSTERERLAITIDYRTNTLIVSATKEYVDLVSDVINRLDSIQATEREEVVYSLQNAQADEVEQVLQGYFQTQADRLRSLISDEGSESLSRVLDREVIVVGDPTSNKVIVSASPRYISTVNDIVGELDAAPPQVLVQALIAEVTLDENASWGLDFDLFDFGGDMYDFGMSAAGTGVATAVGLPNLSLTSADFGLAVRALEGQGRLEVLSRPVIQINNNESGNILVGDDIAIIESVDTFESGRTQANVTRRDVGISMLVRPSISSDGFVRLEIAPEISSLSSQQTQISENFAAPVINKREVQTTVTVRNGETVVIGGLIQAFNDNRNTSVPLFGDLPGVGWLFRTREKTNRRTELLVVLTPRIIPGGRVGVAEARRVTGSEMFRHTGASSKMIERSDVSGLSIEQFDPRYFPEEIMIEENTMGPHIEPYPTYPLDPQGLEERE